From the Vicia villosa cultivar HV-30 ecotype Madison, WI unplaced genomic scaffold, Vvil1.0 ctg.000004F_1_1_1, whole genome shotgun sequence genome, one window contains:
- the LOC131621323 gene encoding dof zinc finger protein DOF3.1-like: protein MVFSSIPSYLDPLNWQQQANQHQLLPSLSSQQHGAGSIIRPGSIPNQVQVQAQAQAQTGQTQDVQTGQTQAQAQIAKLPQPETALKCPRCESTNTKFCYYNNYNLSQPRHFCKTCRRYWTRGGALRNVPVGGGCRRSKKTKKSNTTTTTPSKSSISNGSEKDYSTSAIHSTSTPFGEFLNPSNKTYMNMTSLQNLSRYGVGNVANMGFQIGDYSGGGEGGGGVVDQWRFQQFPFMNNGFESTTSNVSFPFQSEIVEPQTSSRANTPMMTASVKSEHYGGLNFLRSPLSVSENHNNHYNSWPDFSGLASSSASRLL, encoded by the exons ATGGTTTTCTCTTCTATTCCATCTTATTTAGATCCTCTCAATTGGCAGCAA CAAGCAAATCAACATCAGTTGCTTCCATCACTATCCTCACAGCAACATGGTGCAGGCTCAATAATCAGGCCTGGTTCGATACCGAATCAAGTTCAAGTTCAAGCTCAAGCTCAGGCTCAAACAGGCCAGACTCAGGACGTTCAAACAGGTCAGACTCAGGCTCAGGCTCAGATAGCTAAATTACCGCAACCAGAAACAGCTTTAAAGTGTCCTCGTTGCGAATCAACCAACACGAAATTTTGTTACTACAACAACTATAACTTATCTCAACCAAGACACTTTTGTAAGACGTGTAGGCGATACTGGACGAGAGGGGGTGCATTGAGAAATGTTCCGGTTGGTGGAGGGTGCCGGAGAagcaagaaaaccaaaaagagtaacaCCACTACTACTACTCCTTCCAAATCTTCAATATCTAATGGTAGTGAAAAAGATTATTCAACAAGTGCAATCCATTCAACTTCAACACCTTTTGGAGAATTCTTGAATCCAAGTAACAAAACCTACATGAACATGacatctcttcagaatctgagtcgcTACGGTGTTGGAAACGTTGCTAATATGGGGTTTCAGATTGGAGATTATAGTGGAGGTGGAGAAGGTGGTGGCGGAGTTGTGGATCAGTGGCGGTTTCAGCAATTTCCTTTCATGAATAATGGTTTTGAATCAACTACTTCAAATGTTTCTTTCCCATTCCAAAGTGAAATTGTTGAACCACAAACTTCTTCTAGGGCTAATACTCCGATGATGACTGCATCGGTTAAATCCGAACACTACGGAGGTTTGAACTTCTTAAGATCTCCTCTGAGCGTCTCCGAGAATCACAACAACCATTACAATTCATGGCCTGATTTTTCTGGTCTCGCATCTTCTTCTGCTAGTCGTCTGTTGTAA